The following proteins come from a genomic window of Hymenobacter canadensis:
- a CDS encoding integrase core domain-containing protein has product MALSMTQHGDPYENAVAERVNGILKDEFGLGTTLPDFAQADALVVQAVQAYNELRPQGSCDSFPIV; this is encoded by the coding sequence GTGGCCCTGAGCATGACCCAGCACGGCGACCCGTACGAAAATGCCGTGGCCGAACGGGTCAACGGCATCCTGAAAGACGAATTCGGCTTGGGCACTACGCTGCCCGATTTTGCGCAGGCCGACGCGCTGGTAGTCCAGGCGGTGCAGGCTTACAACGAGTTGCGTCCACAGGGCAGCTGCGACTCATTTCCAATTGTATAG
- a CDS encoding DDE-type integrase/transposase/recombinase, translating into MTYVRVLSDWSYLSLMTDLYSHKIVGACMHPDLLLRGQRAALQQALAARTQPHRPLIYHSDQGLQYVTREYVGLLKPMAWP; encoded by the coding sequence ATCACCTACGTGCGTGTGCTAAGCGATTGGAGCTACCTGAGTCTGATGACCGATCTGTATTCGCACAAAATCGTAGGCGCCTGCATGCACCCGGACCTGCTGCTGCGTGGCCAGCGTGCCGCGCTGCAGCAGGCGCTGGCCGCCCGTACGCAGCCTCATCGGCCACTGATTTACCACTCCGACCAGGGCTTGCAATACGTGACCCGCGAGTATGTGGGCCTGCTGAAACCCATGGCGTGGCCCTGA
- a CDS encoding DUF2075 domain-containing protein, whose product MRLYAGSSTDFITATAHNAIVGQLKSAFFDYYRTEPQPNEVTSWHNSLRSVSQVFQQAGLLDHGVLLEYQLPLTSKRLDCLICGHDDQQQRQAVIIELKQWSEVQPSAGPQEVVTWLGGQLSDVLHPSAQVGQYRQYLADVHTAFNADEEPIQLHACAYLHNYTFTATDALLEPKFTELVQESPIYGQQQAAELGAYLQQHLAGGNGQPVLQRIDAGRYQPSKKLLEHVGDIMRQKSRYTLLDDQLLVYDRVRTAVLEAQQHDTKTAVLVKGGPGTGKSVIALHLLHDLLRQEVKAHYATGSKAFTENLRDQFGRRSTGFFTYFNAYGRAIPNSLDVVICDEAHRIRSSSNTRFTKPEHQSTLPQVEELLQVAKVSVFFIDDHQRVRPGEIGSYDTLKQAAQDQGVTIAEFRLEAQFRCSGSAGFINWLDNTLGIQRTANVLWNPQQGYDFQILDSPVLMEQMLEQRRQQGHTARTVAGFCWPWSDPLPDGRLVSNVIIETDQFSYFRPWNAKDNAGRLAPGIPKTSLWATDPGGVNQVGCIYTAQGFEFDYVGVIVGPDLRYRQSEGGWVANKVGSSDTAINNYRLSPQEALEYLRNTYKVLMTRGIQGCYVYFTDDETRRFFQSRME is encoded by the coding sequence ATGCGCCTCTACGCCGGCTCCTCTACCGACTTCATCACCGCCACCGCCCACAATGCAATTGTGGGCCAGCTGAAATCCGCCTTTTTCGACTACTACCGCACCGAGCCCCAGCCCAACGAAGTTACTTCCTGGCATAACTCCCTGCGCAGCGTCAGCCAGGTATTCCAGCAGGCCGGCCTGCTCGACCACGGCGTCCTGCTCGAGTACCAGCTCCCGCTAACCTCCAAACGGCTCGACTGCCTCATCTGCGGCCACGATGACCAGCAGCAGCGCCAGGCCGTCATCATTGAGCTCAAGCAGTGGTCCGAGGTCCAGCCTTCTGCCGGCCCCCAGGAGGTGGTCACCTGGCTAGGTGGTCAGCTCTCCGACGTGCTCCACCCCTCGGCGCAGGTGGGCCAGTACCGCCAGTACCTGGCCGACGTCCACACGGCCTTCAACGCCGATGAAGAGCCCATCCAGCTGCACGCCTGCGCCTACCTGCACAACTACACTTTCACCGCTACCGACGCCCTGCTCGAGCCCAAGTTCACCGAGCTAGTCCAGGAGAGTCCCATCTACGGCCAGCAGCAGGCCGCTGAGCTGGGCGCCTACCTGCAGCAACACCTCGCCGGCGGCAACGGCCAGCCCGTATTGCAGCGCATCGACGCCGGCCGCTACCAGCCCAGCAAGAAGCTGCTGGAGCACGTTGGCGACATCATGCGCCAGAAAAGCCGCTACACCCTGCTCGACGACCAGCTCCTGGTCTACGACCGGGTCCGCACGGCCGTCCTGGAGGCTCAGCAGCACGATACCAAAACAGCCGTCCTGGTCAAAGGCGGCCCCGGTACCGGTAAGTCCGTTATTGCCCTTCACCTGCTCCACGACCTGCTCCGCCAGGAAGTCAAGGCCCACTACGCCACTGGCTCAAAGGCCTTCACCGAAAACCTGCGCGACCAGTTCGGCCGCCGTAGCACCGGCTTCTTCACCTACTTCAACGCCTACGGCCGCGCCATCCCCAACTCCCTCGACGTGGTCATCTGCGACGAGGCCCACCGCATCCGCAGCTCAAGCAACACCCGCTTCACTAAGCCCGAGCACCAGAGCACCCTGCCCCAGGTCGAGGAGCTGCTGCAGGTGGCCAAGGTGTCGGTCTTTTTCATCGACGACCACCAGCGCGTCCGCCCCGGCGAAATCGGCTCCTACGACACCCTCAAACAGGCGGCCCAGGACCAGGGCGTTACCATTGCCGAGTTCAGGCTCGAAGCCCAGTTCCGCTGTAGCGGCTCCGCCGGCTTCATCAACTGGCTCGACAACACCCTGGGCATCCAGCGCACCGCCAACGTCCTTTGGAACCCGCAGCAAGGCTACGACTTCCAGATCCTGGATTCCCCCGTCCTGATGGAGCAGATGCTCGAGCAGCGGCGCCAACAGGGCCACACCGCCCGCACCGTCGCCGGCTTCTGCTGGCCCTGGTCCGACCCATTGCCCGACGGCCGGTTGGTCAGCAACGTCATCATCGAAACCGACCAGTTCAGCTACTTCCGCCCCTGGAATGCCAAGGACAACGCCGGCCGCCTCGCGCCCGGCATCCCCAAAACCTCCCTCTGGGCTACCGACCCCGGCGGCGTCAACCAGGTTGGCTGCATCTACACGGCCCAGGGCTTCGAGTTTGACTATGTGGGCGTCATCGTCGGCCCGGACCTGCGCTACCGCCAGAGTGAAGGAGGCTGGGTAGCCAACAAAGTTGGTTCTTCCGATACCGCCATCAACAACTACCGTCTCTCTCCGCAAGAGGCTCTTGAGTACCTGCGCAATACCTACAAAGTCCTCATGACCCGCGGCATTCAGGGCTGCTACGTCTACTTCACCGACGACGAAACCCGCCGCTTCTTCCAAAGCCGCATGGAGTAA
- a CDS encoding tetratricopeptide repeat protein yields the protein MIIHHPLNDFLYSLFPEAQAFGQNPEQLVDHLTDFYTFGPYRPTVTVKGDVVEVKIDTKTIQAQQAEYQKVLSLCEAGQFRQALPRLQQLIQQNPTVSEYHRVLGQVLSELGLPDDALDALIDALRWDPRNGYALIMAGNIYARQKQDLKSAKTFYDQALALNPRDFIAINNIGGNLMQSGRPQEAERYFEIAHEIEPDYPNTLYALAMVRQQRQDYEAAFDFATRALRNARPGDPILRASLALATETATKYLHNTNTFSIANEYQLRVQEQAGKEIRVNEDSLIPTAAKLEIAENYGRAYHQVKYKPDYPAVEHLIMHEIVHLDFVLQARESESNLLFTTSGRGKEKFIRAAEPQLKKLQKAGFKEQNITGFIDGLFEGMMRQIYNQPIDLFIEDFLHREYPEARPFQFLSLLKLLQESIEAIRNKQAAEYSPPAVHKASTILNLVMALQFRDLFGYNAVPDFKAPTLQVKEAERLWAEYLEYRADRQPGEEYEMLQHWGEDLGMGAYFELQDEQSLRQQQASGQSTVRPEAASVLAPTDEPAGQESPEDLLARIERDPLGLDEPEPADAHQGRMSFADSPAGGMAVMFYCLDWLKHFDGKSREQVQDVTFEIAMLGRSGLDPKDSSQKYSLASVPGKKYSALHLLTGMYTGFQELDPSLDTGLDFASELEMARAMHKGKSNE from the coding sequence ATGATCATCCATCACCCCCTCAACGACTTCCTCTACAGCCTCTTCCCGGAAGCTCAGGCCTTTGGCCAGAACCCGGAGCAGCTCGTTGACCACCTGACCGATTTCTACACCTTTGGCCCCTACCGGCCCACGGTTACCGTCAAAGGCGACGTGGTGGAGGTGAAGATCGATACCAAGACCATCCAGGCCCAGCAGGCCGAATACCAGAAAGTGCTGAGCCTCTGCGAAGCCGGCCAGTTCCGGCAGGCCCTGCCGCGCCTGCAGCAGCTCATCCAGCAGAACCCCACCGTTTCCGAGTACCACCGCGTCCTGGGTCAGGTGCTGTCCGAACTGGGCCTGCCCGACGATGCCCTCGACGCCCTCATCGACGCCCTACGTTGGGACCCGCGCAACGGCTACGCCCTCATCATGGCCGGCAACATCTACGCCCGCCAGAAGCAGGACCTCAAGTCAGCCAAGACCTTCTACGATCAGGCCCTGGCCCTCAATCCCCGCGACTTCATTGCCATCAACAACATCGGCGGCAACCTCATGCAGTCCGGCCGCCCCCAGGAGGCCGAGCGCTACTTCGAAATTGCCCACGAGATAGAGCCCGACTACCCCAACACGCTCTACGCCCTGGCCATGGTGCGCCAGCAACGCCAGGACTACGAGGCCGCTTTCGACTTCGCCACCCGGGCCCTGCGCAACGCCCGCCCCGGCGACCCCATCCTGCGCGCCAGCTTGGCCCTGGCCACCGAGACGGCCACCAAGTACCTGCATAACACCAACACCTTCTCCATTGCTAATGAGTACCAGCTGCGGGTGCAGGAGCAGGCCGGCAAGGAGATCCGCGTCAACGAGGACTCGCTCATTCCCACTGCCGCCAAACTCGAAATAGCCGAGAACTACGGCCGCGCCTACCACCAGGTGAAGTACAAACCCGACTACCCGGCCGTCGAGCACCTGATAATGCACGAAATTGTCCACCTAGACTTCGTGCTCCAAGCCCGCGAGAGCGAGAGTAACCTGCTTTTCACAACCTCGGGCCGGGGCAAGGAGAAGTTCATCCGGGCTGCCGAGCCCCAGCTGAAAAAGCTGCAGAAGGCCGGCTTCAAGGAGCAGAACATTACCGGCTTCATCGACGGGCTGTTTGAGGGCATGATGCGCCAGATTTACAACCAGCCCATCGACCTATTCATCGAGGACTTCCTCCACCGGGAGTATCCCGAAGCCCGGCCCTTCCAGTTCCTCTCTCTGCTGAAGCTGCTGCAGGAATCCATCGAGGCCATCCGCAACAAGCAGGCCGCCGAGTACTCGCCCCCGGCCGTGCACAAGGCCAGCACCATCCTCAACCTGGTCATGGCCCTGCAGTTCCGCGACCTGTTCGGCTACAACGCTGTGCCCGACTTCAAGGCTCCCACGCTGCAGGTGAAGGAGGCTGAGCGCCTCTGGGCCGAGTATCTGGAGTACCGCGCCGACCGCCAGCCCGGCGAGGAGTACGAGATGCTGCAGCACTGGGGCGAAGACCTCGGCATGGGTGCCTACTTCGAGCTGCAGGACGAACAGAGCCTGCGTCAGCAGCAGGCATCCGGTCAGTCCACCGTCCGCCCCGAGGCTGCTTCTGTCTTAGCGCCCACCGACGAGCCCGCCGGCCAGGAGTCGCCCGAAGACCTGCTGGCCCGCATTGAGCGCGACCCCCTAGGTCTCGACGAGCCCGAGCCCGCCGACGCCCACCAGGGCCGCATGTCCTTCGCTGACAGCCCCGCCGGCGGCATGGCCGTCATGTTCTACTGCCTCGACTGGCTTAAGCACTTCGACGGCAAGTCCCGCGAGCAGGTGCAGGACGTCACCTTCGAAATCGCCATGCTCGGCCGCTCCGGCCTCGACCCCAAGGACTCGTCCCAGAAGTACAGCCTGGCCTCCGTACCCGGCAAGAAATACTCGGCCCTGCACCTGCTCACCGGCATGTACACCGGCTTCCAGGAGCTGGACCCCAGCCTCGACACCGGCCTCGACTTTGCCAGCGAATTGGAAATGGCCCGCGCCATGCACAAGGGCAAATCCAATGAGTAA